One window of Hippoglossus stenolepis isolate QCI-W04-F060 chromosome 1, HSTE1.2, whole genome shotgun sequence genomic DNA carries:
- the mrpl16 gene encoding 39S ribosomal protein L16, mitochondrial, translating into MISFIKAAAGGLTGICRSSGHRQGPLYSSLKVLAAGLKTYDIPPDFSDVVLPEKPKLKFINKVPNLKKAKKEMKKLRDIQGPARAANTFTTGQYAIVALGGGYLHWGHIEMIRLTINRKMDSRTTFARWRVNAPYKPLTRKGLGQRMGGGKGAIDHYVTPVRYGRLIVEVGGKVELGEVQHILIEVAKKLPFPAKVMSRESLADLHQKQADMEQNNQNPWTFRQIVRGNMLGIRKVLSPFDLHNHGRFTGKFHIPGRV; encoded by the exons GTCCTTTGTACAGCTCCTTGAAAGTCCTGGCTGCTGGACTCAAGACGTATGACATCCCACCAGACTTCAGTG ATGTGGTGCTGCCTGAGAAACCTAAACTGAAGTTCATTAACAAGGTGCCCAACTTAAAAAAGGCcaaaaaagagatgaagaagcTACGTGATATCCAAGGACCGGCGAGGGCAGCAAATACCTTCACTACAGGACAGTACGCTATCGTG GCCCTGGGCGGGGGCTACCTACACTGGGGTCACATAGAGATGATTCGTCTAACCATCAACCGCAAGATGGATTCCCGGACTACATTTGCCCGGTGGCGCGTCAATGCACCATACAAGCCCCTCACGCGTAAAGGTCTGGGTCAGCGCATGGGTGGAGGAAAGGGAGCCATCGACCACTATGTGACGCCTGTGCGCTACGGTCGTTTAATCGTGGAGGTGGGAGGAAAAGTGGAGCTGGGGGAGGTGCAGCATATCTTGATTGAGGTGGCAAAGAAGCTACCTTTCCCTGCCAAg GTCATGAGCAGAGAGAGCCTAGCAGATCTGCATCAGAAGCAGGCTGATATGGAGCAGAACAACCAGAATCCCTGGACCTTTAGACAGATAGTGCGGGGCAACATGCTGGGGATCAGGAAGGTGCTCAGCCCCTTTGACCTGCACAACCACGGACGCTTCACAGGCAAATTTCACATCCCGGGGAGGGTGTGA